A single genomic interval of Lacrimispora sphenoides JCM 1415 harbors:
- a CDS encoding HPr family phosphocarrier protein — translation MVSAKVVIKNPTGLHLRPAGILCKEAMNFNSSVSFRFKNTTANAKSVLSVLGACVKSGDEITFVCEGADEEEALATMVKAVEEGLGE, via the coding sequence ATGGTTAGTGCTAAAGTTGTTATAAAGAATCCTACCGGCCTGCACCTAAGGCCGGCGGGGATTCTTTGTAAGGAAGCCATGAACTTTAATTCTTCGGTGAGTTTTCGATTTAAGAACACCACCGCCAATGCGAAAAGCGTGCTTAGCGTATTGGGTGCCTGCGTAAAAAGCGGGGATGAGATTACTTTTGTCTGTGAGGGAGCAGATGAGGAGGAAGCTCTGGCAACCATGGTCAAGGCTGTTGAAGAGGGTCTTGGCGAATAG